The proteins below are encoded in one region of Micromonospora yangpuensis:
- a CDS encoding DUF6458 family protein produces the protein MGIGTSIFLLAVGAILTFAVNASVGGVDLDIVGWILMAAGVLGLIMTAAVWGRRRQTVATAPAAEPVEYRVEERRDIVPPR, from the coding sequence GTGGGCATCGGAACGAGCATTTTCCTTCTCGCGGTCGGCGCGATCCTCACCTTCGCCGTCAACGCCAGCGTCGGCGGTGTCGACCTGGACATCGTCGGCTGGATCCTGATGGCCGCCGGCGTACTCGGCCTGATCATGACCGCGGCGGTCTGGGGCCGCCGCCGCCAGACGGTCGCCACCGCTCCCGCCGCCGAGCCGGTGGAGTACCGGGTCGAGGAGCGTCGGGACATCGTCCCGCCGCGCTGA